The following are from one region of the Girardinichthys multiradiatus isolate DD_20200921_A chromosome 9, DD_fGirMul_XY1, whole genome shotgun sequence genome:
- the ing5a gene encoding inhibitor of growth protein 5a, translated as MATAIYLEHYLDSIENLPCELQRNFTLMRDLDNRTEEKKGEIDKLAEEYIANVKNLASEQRVEHLQKIQNAYSKCKEFSDDKVQLAMQTYEMVDKHIRRLDADLARFENELKEKLELSGYESTDGRGLKKTEMRGQREKRGSRGRGRKGSDEDSPKKKKKTSPDLSDALLPMQPSDVLDMPVDPNEPTYCLCHQVSYGEMIGCDNPDCPIEWFHFACVDLATKPKGKWFCPRCTQDRKKK; from the exons ATGGCAACGGCAATTTACTTGGAGCATTATCTTGACA GTATTGAAAATCTACCATGTGAGTTACAGAGGAACTTCACTCTGATGCGGGACCTGGACAACAGAACCGAAG AAAAGAAAGGAGAGATCGACAAACTGGCTGAGGAGTACATAGCGAATGTCAAGAACCTGGCCTCGGAGCAGAGAGTGGAACACCTGCAGAAGATCCAAAATGCTTACAGCAAGTGCAAAGAGTTCAGTGATGACAAAGTCCAGCTTGCAATGCAGACATATGAAATG gtGGATAAACATATCCGCAGACTGGATGCAGATCTGGCTCGGTTTGAGAATGAACTGAAGGAGAAACTAGAATTGAGCGGGTATGAAAGTACAGATGGAAGAGGACTGAAAA AGACCGAAATGCGGGGCCAGAGGGAAAAGCGTGGATCCAGGGGTCGAGGAAGGAagggttctgatgaagattctcccaaaaagaaaaagaagaccaG tcCAGACCTCAGTGATGCTCTTCTGCCAATGCAGCCGTCAGACGTTTTGGACATGCCTGTGGATCCCAATGAACCCACGTACTGCCTGTGTCATCAGGTTTCATATGGAGAGATGATTGGATGTGATAACCCTGAT tGTCCCATTGAGTGGTTTCACTTTGCTTGTGTAGACCTCGCCACAAAACCAAAAGGAAAATG GTTCTGTCCAAGGTGCACTCAGGACAGGAAGAAAAAATAA
- the plekhb2 gene encoding pleckstrin homology domain-containing family B member 2 isoform X2 — MCSRCWTVRYFLLRAIRRIIVHITSAFSISSRKVILSKTFKDSSVSSKMAMVKSGWLHRQSTILRRWKRNWFDLWADGRLVFYNDQQRRDMEDDIHMRVHCINIRSSPACQELNPPDGKTHDALFQIVCRDGRVISLCADSADDALAWTMALQDARVNAVVAAPQYGFAQEVVASAPPPYSEYAQPQVYAPGPYGDYTAPPAHPTQIIYSGDGQPYAVAYPYQYQGGYVAPGVNHVIIRERQRDDAGDVALGMLAGAATGLALGSLFSVF; from the exons ATGTGTTCACGTTGCTGGACGGTCAGATATTTCTTGCTCCGAGCAATACGTCGTATTATTGTGCACATCACTTCCGCGTTCTCGATATCCTCAAGAAAGGTTATCTTGTCCAAAACATTTAAGGACTCAA GTGTTTCTTCTAAAATGGCTATGGTAAAGAGTGGCTGGCTCCATAGACAAA GCACCATCCTACGTCGGTGGAAAAGAAACTGGTTTGACCTATGGGCCGACGGCCGCCTGGTGTTCTACAATGACCAGcagcggcgtgacatggaggatGACATCCACATGAGAGTCCACTGCATTAACATCCGCAGCTCCCCTGCTTGTCAGG AGTTGAACCCACCGGATGGGAAAACACATGATGCATTGTTCCAGATAGTGTGCAGAGACGGGCGGGTCATCAGCTTGTGTGCAGACAGTGCAGATGATGCCTT AGCATGGACCATGGCATTGCAGGATGCCAGAGTTAATGCG GTGGTTGCTGCTCCTCAGTATGGGTTTGCACAGGAAGTCGTGGCTTCTGCTCCTCCCCCTTATTCAGAATATGCCCAACCACAG GTTTATGCCCCAGGCCCATATGGAGACTACACAGCTCCACCTGCTCATCCCACACAGATTATATATTCTGGGGATGGGCAACCCTACGCTGTTGCCTATCCATATCAATATCAAG GTGGATACGTTGCCCCCGGAGTGAACCACGTTATTATTCGGGAGCGGCAGCGTGACGATGCAGGGGACGTGGCTCTGGGCATGCTCGCTGGAGCAGCGACTGGCCTGGCACTCGGCTCTCTCTTCTCTGTCTTCTAA
- the plekhb2 gene encoding pleckstrin homology domain-containing family B member 2 isoform X1 yields MAMVKSGWLHRQSTILRRWKRNWFDLWADGRLVFYNDQQRRDMEDDIHMRVHCINIRSSPACQELNPPDGKTHDALFQIVCRDGRVISLCADSADDALAWTMALQDARVNAVVAAPQYGFAQEVVASAPPPYSEYAQPQVYAPGPYGDYTAPPAHPTQIIYSGDGQPYAVAYPYQYQGGYVAPGVNHVIIRERQRDDAGDVALGMLAGAATGLALGSLFSVF; encoded by the exons ATGGCTATGGTAAAGAGTGGCTGGCTCCATAGACAAA GCACCATCCTACGTCGGTGGAAAAGAAACTGGTTTGACCTATGGGCCGACGGCCGCCTGGTGTTCTACAATGACCAGcagcggcgtgacatggaggatGACATCCACATGAGAGTCCACTGCATTAACATCCGCAGCTCCCCTGCTTGTCAGG AGTTGAACCCACCGGATGGGAAAACACATGATGCATTGTTCCAGATAGTGTGCAGAGACGGGCGGGTCATCAGCTTGTGTGCAGACAGTGCAGATGATGCCTT AGCATGGACCATGGCATTGCAGGATGCCAGAGTTAATGCG GTGGTTGCTGCTCCTCAGTATGGGTTTGCACAGGAAGTCGTGGCTTCTGCTCCTCCCCCTTATTCAGAATATGCCCAACCACAG GTTTATGCCCCAGGCCCATATGGAGACTACACAGCTCCACCTGCTCATCCCACACAGATTATATATTCTGGGGATGGGCAACCCTACGCTGTTGCCTATCCATATCAATATCAAG GTGGATACGTTGCCCCCGGAGTGAACCACGTTATTATTCGGGAGCGGCAGCGTGACGATGCAGGGGACGTGGCTCTGGGCATGCTCGCTGGAGCAGCGACTGGCCTGGCACTCGGCTCTCTCTTCTCTGTCTTCTAA